In Zingiber officinale cultivar Zhangliang chromosome 6A, Zo_v1.1, whole genome shotgun sequence, a single genomic region encodes these proteins:
- the LOC121998125 gene encoding uncharacterized protein LOC121998125, translating to MLLSREFGVRLGEAGSHPEVARRRRPTKVGSWLLDPRFPAASPGTRYAGGDGDFRMRTSSRDLIVQIGGYSHENELDLALMVGEFWESGSGSADSRYSSDSDSGFSDLAHLAEKVLLHKRGMTPIESDLQSLVHSLLFSVSEVDLYLIKEEQCNASCIRESLAKLLKLSGYDAAVCSSKWQGTESIDKVPGGEHEYVDVVLSDSQGSERLIIDIDFRSHFEIARAVASYDALLRSLPVVYVGTLPRLAQFLQVMVDAAKFSLKQNSMPLPPWRSLTYLQAKWCSNYERKLNIDVTNQSISSTDHRQCVGHLESLKTSLKFAIESERLLKPIANEKKRMKSERGRLSLLCS from the exons ATGTTGTTGTCTCGGGAATTTGGGGTTCGCCTAGGGGAGGCGGGATCACACCCGGAGGTAGCGCGTCGGCGTCGTCCGACCAAGGTGGGGTCTTGGTTGCTGGATCCACGGTTCCCTGCTGCGTCCCCAGGGACCCGGTATGCCGGCGGAGACGGTGACTTCCGGATGCGCACTTCCTCCAGGGATCTCATAGTTCAGATCGGTGGGTACAGCCACGAGAACGAGCTTGATTTGGCTCTGATGGTGGGTGAATTCTGGGAGAGCGGAAGCGGAAGTGCCGATTCACGGTATAGCAGCGACAGTGATTCTGGCTTCTCTGATCTTGCTCACCTTGCTGAAAAAGTTCTG TTACATAAACGAGGTATGACGCCAATAGAGAGTGATTTACAATCTCTCGTCCATTCCCTTCTTTTCTCTGTCAGTGAGGTTGACCTTTATCTCATAAAGGAAGAACAATGCAATGCCAGTTGTATAAGGGAATCATTGGCTAAGCTTTTGAAGCTCTCCGGCTATGATGCAGCTGTATGCTCATCGAAATGGCAGGGTACTGAGTCTATTGACAAAGTACCAGGAG GGGAACATGAATATGTCGATGTAGTTCTCAGTGATTCTCAAGGTTCTGAGCGTTTGATCATCGACATAGACTTCCGCAGTCACTTTGAAATTGCAAGAGCAGTAGCATCTTATGATGCTCTTCTGAGATCTCTCCCAGTGGTTTATGTCGGCACCTTGCCCAGACTTGCACAGTTCTTGCAAGTCATGGTAGATGCTGCAAAATTTTCTCTCAAACAGAACTCGATGCCACTGCCTCCATGGAGATCATTGACTTATTTGCAAGCTAAGTGGTGCTCCAATTACGAGAGAAAACTGAATATTGATGTAACTAATCAATCTATCAGTAGTACTGATCATAGACAGTGTGTCGGGCACCTAGAGAGCCTGAAAACCTCCCTCAAGTTTGCAATCGAGTCTGAACGGTTGCTGAAGcctattgctaatgaaaagaaacggATGAAGTCGGAAAGAGGAAGGCTCTCCCTCCTCTGTTCGTGA